CATTTATTATACGCACAGTAACCAATTTAACAGGAAGATATGTGTCTATAGAAAATGATGATGAATTCAGTATCGCATTATGTGCATTTGCAGAGTCAGTAGAACGGTACGACAAAGGACGTGGTAATTTCCTTTCTTTTGCAGCACTTGTAATTGAAAGTAGAGTTAAGACATTTCTAGAGCATAAAAATAAGATAAAAAATGAAATTTCTCTGGAAGAGCTTATATCAGCTGGACACGATATACCTGATCCATGCTCAGAACATCAAAATGAGTGGGATGACCTGCCTCAGGAGATAAGTTTATTCAGCAAAGAGCTTGAATTATTCGGTTTAACCTTTGAATCCCTTGCTGACGATGCACCTAAACATAAAGATACACGTAATACCGCAATTAAAGCAGCAGAAAAGGCCAGTGAAAATACTCTAATCGTAGATAGAACCTACCAAAAGAGAAGACTTCCAGTTCGAGAAGTTGCTCTCCTGAACAATCTTACAGAAAAGATAGTTAAACGCAGTAAATGGTTTATTCTGTCCGTAATGATTATATTTGTAAAACGATTCACTAATTTAATCTATTGGATTAAAGGATCGAGGTGTTTTCATGTATAGTAAAGTAATAGTTCTGGAAATTAAATCTAAATATTGTCTTGCTATGACTGACGAAGGTGTCATCATTAGGATTATGAAAAAAGACAATGTCAAAGTTGGCGACAGAATCTATATCTTGGATGAAGACCTTTATCACAATGAAAACAAAGCTAGCATTATTATTCCATTTCCAACGGTAAGGCGAAAAACCTTCCTTAAAGCGAGTAGTATTGCGGTTGCTATTATTCTGTGTTTTTCAATTATACTGGCATTTCCGCAATTAAACACAAAGGCTTGTGCTGCTATTTCTATTGATGCTGCTTCTGATATACAATTAAAACTTAACAAGGATTATAAAGTTATTAGCGCAGTTTCCTATGGTAACACTGTACCTGAAAAAGAACTAAAAAAAATGATTGGACAAAAGCTGATAGATATTAAGCCTGAGCTTATATCCTTATTTGGAAAAGACAGCGAGCCTTTACTTATAGGCTATGCCCTGCAGCAGAATTCCCATTCTGTTACTGAGGAATATATCAAAGATTATTTAGATAATGTATTTCCACATGAAAAGGCCATTTATGTTAAAGGAGTTCTGAATGATATCATCGTGTCTAACCAGCGTCAAATGAGCATTGGCCTCTATCTTGCCAGTATGGAAATCTTAAACAATGAGCTTGAAGATGTTTTGGACGAGATGGACTTGAAACAGATACTGGATCTTCTTAAAAAACGACCTGATTTGATGACAGATGAAAACGTACGTGAAGTACTAGAGGAAAAACGGGATAGAATTTACAACCAAGATGACAATGATGCCTCTGATGATAATTTGAATGCTGATATTGACGACTCTGATGATAGCAAGAGTTCTGACGATAATGATTCCGACGATAACCAAAACCCTGATACTGATGATTCTAAAGAAAAGCAAAATTCTGATGCTGATGATTCCGACAATAAACAAAATTCTGATGCTGATGACTCAGACGAAAGTTAGAACTGCAATGTCCATAATATCAAATAAGCTGCTTCTCTATTAGAGCTAAGTTAATATGCCTATAGGATTGCCTTAGTATTAAAACAATACTAAGGCTGATTCTAAAGATTATTCTAATAATAAAATGGCATCTTGAGGAACTTTTAAATACAGTATTTCTTTTTCTTCTCTATTATCCCATTTATCTTTATTAATTTTATACAATATACTTGCATTTCCATTTTCTTTTTTACTTTCGTTGTTCTCAAAGAAAACATTATATTCAACCACATCTTCAACTTTCTTATTAATTCTGCATTCAATTACATTTTTTTGTTCTTTTGCCTTAGCAGAATTAATAATTTGAAAATCATATTCCCTGATGCCAATATATTTAATCTTTTCTAATACTGTTTTTTCTGTTTCTAAAGTAATATTCCAGTCAACAGCATGAACATGATGTGAAGACAAAACCTTACATCTTGAAATATTCTTGCATCCGGTCAATCTTGCTGCAGTATGCAATTGGGGCTGTTCAAAAATTTCTTTAGTGTTCCCAAATAAAACAGATCTTCCTTTATCAACAATAATAATTTTTTTGCAGAACCTGTATATCTCA
The genomic region above belongs to Clostridium swellfunianum and contains:
- a CDS encoding sigma factor; the encoded protein is MISDEKIHVDNLEQLIKQHIAFIIRTVTNLTGRYVSIENDDEFSIALCAFAESVERYDKGRGNFLSFAALVIESRVKTFLEHKNKIKNEISLEELISAGHDIPDPCSEHQNEWDDLPQEISLFSKELELFGLTFESLADDAPKHKDTRNTAIKAAEKASENTLIVDRTYQKRRLPVREVALLNNLTEKIVKRSKWFILSVMIIFVKRFTNLIYWIKGSRCFHV